Proteins encoded together in one Euzebya rosea window:
- a CDS encoding serine hydrolase domain-containing protein, whose amino-acid sequence MAWTSPTAQLIDPRFSAVARAFEALYRKPRDGGGALAVYLHGEPVLDVWSGFADVHSGRPWRSDTMAMSFSTTKGVTSTLVHRLVARGVLDVDEPVATYWPAFAARDKHDLLVADVMTHRSGLHRVRGIAEASGDLLDHRRMADVLAGRRPEDTRGVPAYHAMTYGYLIAAIVEGATGRPFEAVLADEVRRPLGLDGLYISAPVDQHQRIAPFFETIAPFGMSLSAVGHWVKKVDRFRPFVDALLPHGFDEMMNSPAMWQATIPAANGMFTARSLARMYGALANGGVMDGEEFLPHDVLQEAGRVRTKDRDRVLGFRMRWRLGYHQAFTADRRNQPRMAFGHYGLGGSGAFADPETGLAMAFVTNKLGRGSTPVADFRLPRLAAVALAAVRTP is encoded by the coding sequence GTGGCATGGACCAGCCCGACCGCACAGCTGATCGACCCTCGCTTCTCTGCGGTCGCACGCGCCTTCGAGGCCCTGTACCGCAAGCCGCGCGACGGAGGTGGGGCGCTGGCGGTCTACCTGCACGGCGAACCCGTGCTGGACGTGTGGAGCGGCTTCGCCGACGTGCACTCCGGCCGACCGTGGCGGTCCGACACCATGGCCATGTCGTTCTCCACCACCAAGGGCGTCACGAGCACCCTGGTCCATCGGCTCGTCGCCAGGGGCGTCCTCGACGTCGACGAACCCGTCGCCACGTACTGGCCGGCCTTCGCCGCCCGGGACAAGCACGACCTGCTCGTCGCCGACGTGATGACGCATCGCTCGGGCCTGCACCGGGTCCGCGGCATCGCCGAGGCCAGCGGGGACCTGCTCGACCATCGCCGCATGGCGGACGTCCTCGCCGGGCGACGTCCCGAGGACACCCGCGGGGTGCCGGCATACCACGCCATGACCTACGGCTACCTGATCGCGGCGATCGTCGAGGGGGCCACGGGCCGACCCTTCGAGGCCGTGCTGGCCGACGAGGTCCGTCGCCCGCTGGGGCTCGATGGCCTGTACATCTCCGCGCCCGTGGACCAGCACCAGCGGATCGCCCCGTTCTTCGAGACGATCGCCCCGTTCGGCATGAGCCTGTCCGCCGTCGGGCACTGGGTGAAGAAGGTCGACCGGTTCCGTCCGTTCGTCGATGCCCTGCTGCCGCACGGCTTCGACGAGATGATGAACTCCCCGGCGATGTGGCAGGCCACCATCCCGGCGGCCAACGGCATGTTCACCGCCCGGTCGCTGGCCCGGATGTACGGGGCGCTGGCCAACGGCGGGGTCATGGACGGCGAGGAGTTCCTGCCCCATGACGTGCTGCAGGAGGCCGGCCGGGTGCGCACCAAGGATCGCGACCGGGTCCTCGGGTTCCGGATGCGCTGGCGGCTGGGCTACCACCAGGCCTTCACCGCCGACCGCCGCAACCAGCCCCGCATGGCCTTCGGCCACTACGGCCTGGGTGGCTCGGGGGCCTTCGCGGATCCCGAGACCGGGCTGGCGATGGCGTTCGTCACCAACAAGCTCGGCCGCGGGTCCACGCCGGTCGCGGACTTCCGGTTGCCGAGGCTGGCCGCGGTCGCCCTGGCGGCGGTGCGAACGCCCTGA
- a CDS encoding plastocyanin/azurin family copper-binding protein, translating to MPERTGPMLRRREVMSALVIGAGAAACSAMSSEERSAADAMASEEAAATTLAALTWTPGHELPSIHPELVPRASLPVADSSERHTAYAPEMPPAAARTEPAVFDVDLEVLEGVCPLDPANDVSTMMWGYRVAGDDVVCGSPGPVLRGRVGDVARIRLTNLAGNSMAHNIDFHAVTGQGGGAEALTVLPGEAATIEVRLLYPGAFMYHCAFGDVPEHIVRGMYGMFVVDPETPMPHTDHEWAVMQSEWYVGEPDGDGIAELDRDALMAEDPRYVTFNGRTDALTGDNALRMEVGQRARIHMVNEGLNLDSNFHPIGSHWDAVWPEAATHEVNTPIRGSQSTLVVAGGGTVVDLVGLVPSTVILVDHALVRTFYKGALGMVVIEGRDNAELFTSTAAAAIGATATTGATEAPATDGATPDPVATDTVSIPDGAFDPQNSDRAYDPPAIVVPVGTTVTWTNDDVLPHTVTTGSSDGRAGDPDGRVDSGDMAPGDTFAFTFDEAGEYPYYCTPHPWMQGLVVVEEA from the coding sequence ATGCCCGAACGAACCGGACCGATGCTCCGTCGACGCGAGGTCATGAGCGCCCTGGTGATCGGCGCCGGTGCCGCGGCCTGCTCAGCGATGTCCTCGGAGGAGCGCAGCGCCGCCGATGCCATGGCCAGCGAGGAAGCGGCCGCCACCACCCTGGCGGCGCTGACGTGGACACCGGGTCACGAGCTGCCCTCCATCCACCCCGAGCTCGTCCCGCGGGCCTCGCTGCCCGTGGCCGATTCCTCCGAGCGCCACACCGCCTACGCCCCGGAGATGCCCCCGGCCGCAGCGCGCACCGAACCGGCCGTCTTCGACGTCGACCTGGAGGTCCTGGAGGGGGTCTGCCCGCTGGACCCCGCCAACGACGTCAGCACGATGATGTGGGGCTACCGGGTCGCCGGCGACGACGTGGTCTGCGGCTCCCCCGGACCGGTCCTGCGCGGCCGCGTCGGCGACGTCGCGCGCATCCGGCTGACCAACCTCGCCGGCAACTCCATGGCCCACAACATCGACTTCCACGCCGTGACCGGTCAGGGCGGTGGCGCCGAGGCGCTGACGGTGCTGCCCGGCGAGGCCGCGACCATCGAGGTCCGGCTGCTGTACCCCGGCGCGTTCATGTACCACTGCGCGTTCGGTGACGTGCCGGAGCACATCGTCCGTGGCATGTACGGCATGTTCGTGGTGGACCCCGAGACACCCATGCCGCACACCGACCACGAGTGGGCGGTGATGCAGTCGGAGTGGTACGTCGGCGAGCCCGACGGCGACGGGATCGCCGAGCTCGACCGCGACGCCCTGATGGCCGAGGACCCCCGCTACGTCACCTTCAACGGCAGGACCGACGCGCTGACTGGCGACAACGCCCTTCGCATGGAGGTGGGGCAGCGCGCCCGCATCCACATGGTCAACGAGGGGCTGAACCTGGACTCCAACTTCCACCCGATCGGCAGCCACTGGGACGCCGTGTGGCCCGAGGCCGCCACCCACGAGGTCAACACCCCGATCCGCGGCTCCCAGTCGACGTTGGTCGTGGCCGGGGGCGGCACCGTCGTCGACCTCGTCGGCCTCGTCCCGAGCACCGTCATCCTGGTCGACCACGCCCTGGTCCGGACCTTCTACAAGGGCGCCCTCGGGATGGTCGTCATCGAGGGCCGCGACAACGCCGAGCTGTTCACGAGCACGGCCGCCGCGGCGATCGGGGCCACGGCCACGACCGGCGCGACCGAGGCGCCCGCCACGGACGGCGCAACCCCGGACCCGGTGGCCACCGACACCGTCAGCATCCCCGACGGGGCGTTCGACCCCCAGAACAGCGACCGCGCCTACGACCCACCGGCGATCGTCGTGCCCGTCGGCACGACGGTCACGTGGACCAACGACGACGTCCTGCCCCACACCGTGACCACCGGATCCTCCGACGGCCGGGCGGGTGATCCCGACGGGCGCGTCGATTCCGGCGACATGGCCCCCGGGGACACGTTCGCCTTCACCTTCGACGAGGCCGGCGAGTACCCCTACTACTGCACGCCGCATCCGTGGATGCAGGGACTGGTGGTCGTGGAGGAGGCGTGA
- a CDS encoding LmeA family phospholipid-binding protein: MAASPPPPPSARPVPGVRRRVLLAGLLVVALALVLLAGEALVVGRAESRIASAVADQLAVDVEVDITSRPAAVGVLAGRIDAVSLTATDVPLEGQPVTIDTLEVDASGITFDGDEVTDGAATFRAVLAEDQVRAAVPVLLAGLLVVTDDALVLDAGLLRVPLALSVVDDALRVRPDGALAEAAGALLGDPDGLVDPIPLHSPDGVVVTGVVVEPEGLVFTGTLDPVVLSR; encoded by the coding sequence GTGGCCGCTTCCCCGCCCCCGCCCCCGTCCGCACGCCCCGTGCCGGGCGTGCGTCGCCGCGTCCTGCTCGCTGGCCTTCTCGTCGTGGCCCTCGCCCTCGTGCTGCTCGCCGGGGAGGCGCTGGTCGTCGGACGGGCCGAGTCACGCATCGCCAGCGCCGTCGCCGACCAGCTGGCCGTCGACGTCGAGGTCGACATCACCTCGCGGCCGGCGGCGGTGGGGGTGCTCGCGGGCAGGATCGACGCGGTCAGCCTGACCGCGACCGACGTACCGCTGGAGGGGCAACCGGTGACCATCGACACGCTGGAGGTCGACGCCAGCGGGATCACCTTCGACGGGGACGAGGTCACCGATGGGGCGGCGACGTTCCGGGCGGTGCTGGCGGAGGATCAGGTGCGCGCGGCCGTCCCCGTCCTCCTGGCTGGCCTGCTCGTGGTGACCGACGACGCGCTGGTCCTCGACGCCGGCCTGCTGCGCGTCCCCCTCGCCCTGTCCGTCGTCGACGACGCGCTTCGCGTCCGGCCCGACGGCGCGCTCGCGGAGGCTGCGGGCGCGCTGCTCGGCGACCCGGACGGCTTGGTCGATCCGATCCCGCTGCACAGCCCCGACGGTGTCGTCGTCACCGGCGTCGTCGTCGAGCCCGAGGGGCTGGTCTTCACCGGCACCCTGGACCCGGTCGTCCTGTCGCGCTGA
- a CDS encoding four-helix bundle copper-binding protein: MTTADMLTTHPSRDTFDLDELAAAIDAALRCAQTCATCADACLHGDDPASMVTCIDLDTQCAAICRTTAEILSRPGPNGDSWREIVKACIATCRECAAECSSHDHDHCQQCAEACTACADACEALLAVAS; this comes from the coding sequence ATGACCACCGCTGACATGCTCACGACCCATCCGTCCCGCGACACCTTCGACCTCGACGAGCTCGCGGCCGCCATCGACGCGGCCCTGCGCTGCGCCCAGACGTGCGCCACCTGTGCCGATGCCTGCCTGCACGGTGACGACCCCGCGTCGATGGTGACCTGCATCGACCTGGACACCCAGTGCGCGGCGATCTGCCGGACCACCGCCGAGATCCTGTCCCGACCGGGACCCAACGGCGACAGCTGGCGCGAGATCGTCAAGGCCTGCATCGCGACCTGCCGCGAGTGCGCGGCGGAGTGCAGCAGCCACGACCACGACCACTGCCAGCAGTGCGCCGAGGCCTGCACCGCATGCGCTGACGCCTGCGAGGCGCTGCTGGCCGTCGCCAGCTAG